Proteins from a genomic interval of Dunckerocampus dactyliophorus isolate RoL2022-P2 chromosome 5, RoL_Ddac_1.1, whole genome shotgun sequence:
- the LOC129181036 gene encoding peroxisomal succinyl-coenzyme A thioesterase-like isoform X1 — protein MDVGPGHHMEVKRRAVKLSVHPSRGLVDEKFVIVVQSAPPGIQLTVHAFHRCEDGHGWEAFAHYVSDASGSVNVLQDASMGGTYSGVEQMGLLWSLRPVPGSKPGLRLRKMNVQTPMEFTISVHRGYRTEGFLDQVALASQVVERWYMAPGVRRIPVTKDGLSATLFLPSGPGPFPGVLDLWGGGGSLVEFRSALLSSHGFASLALDYLSPRISQETGKMVDDSYFEKALRVLQRHPQVVSSRTALVGLCLGSSFCLKMAADPSSMKPRCLVCVSATHVIPSPTTFDYRNQASGKCRRNEDNEVISRDVLLPLPTDPALKVDVGRLQCPLLLIVGRDDQNIPAYESALDMKEMMERAGNSHLLTVVSYPHAGHLIEPPYSPHTRASFFRSIMAGQKSAFTFKALWGGQMAGHSHAQEDAWKKTLDFLWEHLYCSVTPPRAHL, from the exons ATGGACGTCGGACCTGGACACCA CATGGAGGTGAAGCGTCGTGCAGTCAAGTTGTCGGTCCATCCATCCAGGGGACTGGTGGACGAGAAGTTTGTCATTGTGGTCCAGAGTGCGCCCCCTGGTATCCAGCTCACCGTCCACGCCTTCCACCGCTGCGAGGATGGACACGGCTGGGAGGCGTTCGCTCACTACGTGTCTGATGCCAGCGGCTCTGTTAACG TGTTGCAGGATGCCAGCATGGGGGGGACGTACTCCGGGGTGGAACAGATGGGTCTCCTGTGGAGCCTCAGACCAGTTCCAGGCAGCAAACCTGGACTCAG gtTGAGGAAGATGAACGTGCAGACCCCCATGGAGTTCACCATCTCAGTGCATCGGGGTTATCGAACTGAGGGCTTCCTGGACCAGGTGGCCCTGGCCTCTCAGGTGGTGGAGCGCTGGTACATGGCGCCCGGCGTCCGCAGGATCCCCGTCACAAAGGACGGACTGTCGGCCACCCTCTTCCTTCCCTCAG GACCTGGACCGTTCCCTGGAGTCTTGGACTTGTGGGGGGGCGGAGGGAGTTTAGTGGAGTTTCGATCTGCGCTGCTCTCCTCCCACGGTTTCGCCTCGCTGGCCCTCGACTACCTGAGCCCCAGGATCAGCCAGGAGACGGGCAAGATGGTGGACGACTCATATTTCGAG AAGGCGCTGAGAGTCCTGCAGAGACACCCTCAGGTGGTCAGCAGCAGGACAGCATTGGTGGGCCTCTGCCTGGGCAGCAGCTTCTGCCTGAAGATGGCCGCTGACCCCTCAAGCATGAAG CCTCGGTGTTTGGTGTGCGTCAGCGCGACTCATGTGATTCCATCGCCGACAACATTTGACTACCGGAACCA agcTTCTGGAAAGTGTCGCCGCAACGAAGACAACGAGGTGATCTCTCGCGACGTGCTGCTGCCGCTTCCGACTGACCCCGCCCTCAAAGTGGAC GTGGGACGACTGCAGTGTCCTCTGCTGCTGATTGTAGGCCGGGACGACCAGAATATACCCGCCTACGAGTCTGCTCTGGAT ATGAAGGAGATGATGGAGCGGGCGGGGAACAGCCACCTCCTGACGGTGGTGTCCTACCCGCACGCCGGTCACCTCATTGAGCCTCCATACTCGCCACACACCAGAGCCAGCTTCTTCCGCTCCATCATGGCAGGACAGAAGAGTGCATTCACTT TCAAGGCACTGTGGGGCGGACAGATGGCGGGTCATAGTCACGCTCAGGAGGACGCCTGGAAGAAGACGCTGGACTTCCTATGGGAGCACCTCTACTGCAGCGTGACCCCGCCCAGGGCACACCTCTAA
- the LOC129181036 gene encoding peroxisomal succinyl-coenzyme A thioesterase-like isoform X2, with translation MDVGPGHHMEVKRRAVKLSVHPSRGLVDEKFVIVVQSAPPGIQLTVHAFHRCEDGHGWEAFAHYVSDASGSVNVLQDASMGGTYSGVEQMGLLWSLRPVPGSKPGLRLRKMNVQTPMEFTISVHRGYRTEGFLDQVALASQVVERWYMAPGVRRIPVTKDGLSATLFLPSGPGPFPGVLDLWGGGGSLVEFRSALLSSHGFASLALDYLSPRISQETGKMVDDSYFEKALRVLQRHPQVVSSRTALVGLCLGSSFCLKMAADPSSMKPRCLVCVSATHVIPSPTTFDYRNQASGKCRRNEDNEVISRDVLLPLPTDPALKVDMKEMMERAGNSHLLTVVSYPHAGHLIEPPYSPHTRASFFRSIMAGQKSAFTFKALWGGQMAGHSHAQEDAWKKTLDFLWEHLYCSVTPPRAHL, from the exons ATGGACGTCGGACCTGGACACCA CATGGAGGTGAAGCGTCGTGCAGTCAAGTTGTCGGTCCATCCATCCAGGGGACTGGTGGACGAGAAGTTTGTCATTGTGGTCCAGAGTGCGCCCCCTGGTATCCAGCTCACCGTCCACGCCTTCCACCGCTGCGAGGATGGACACGGCTGGGAGGCGTTCGCTCACTACGTGTCTGATGCCAGCGGCTCTGTTAACG TGTTGCAGGATGCCAGCATGGGGGGGACGTACTCCGGGGTGGAACAGATGGGTCTCCTGTGGAGCCTCAGACCAGTTCCAGGCAGCAAACCTGGACTCAG gtTGAGGAAGATGAACGTGCAGACCCCCATGGAGTTCACCATCTCAGTGCATCGGGGTTATCGAACTGAGGGCTTCCTGGACCAGGTGGCCCTGGCCTCTCAGGTGGTGGAGCGCTGGTACATGGCGCCCGGCGTCCGCAGGATCCCCGTCACAAAGGACGGACTGTCGGCCACCCTCTTCCTTCCCTCAG GACCTGGACCGTTCCCTGGAGTCTTGGACTTGTGGGGGGGCGGAGGGAGTTTAGTGGAGTTTCGATCTGCGCTGCTCTCCTCCCACGGTTTCGCCTCGCTGGCCCTCGACTACCTGAGCCCCAGGATCAGCCAGGAGACGGGCAAGATGGTGGACGACTCATATTTCGAG AAGGCGCTGAGAGTCCTGCAGAGACACCCTCAGGTGGTCAGCAGCAGGACAGCATTGGTGGGCCTCTGCCTGGGCAGCAGCTTCTGCCTGAAGATGGCCGCTGACCCCTCAAGCATGAAG CCTCGGTGTTTGGTGTGCGTCAGCGCGACTCATGTGATTCCATCGCCGACAACATTTGACTACCGGAACCA agcTTCTGGAAAGTGTCGCCGCAACGAAGACAACGAGGTGATCTCTCGCGACGTGCTGCTGCCGCTTCCGACTGACCCCGCCCTCAAAGTGGAC ATGAAGGAGATGATGGAGCGGGCGGGGAACAGCCACCTCCTGACGGTGGTGTCCTACCCGCACGCCGGTCACCTCATTGAGCCTCCATACTCGCCACACACCAGAGCCAGCTTCTTCCGCTCCATCATGGCAGGACAGAAGAGTGCATTCACTT TCAAGGCACTGTGGGGCGGACAGATGGCGGGTCATAGTCACGCTCAGGAGGACGCCTGGAAGAAGACGCTGGACTTCCTATGGGAGCACCTCTACTGCAGCGTGACCCCGCCCAGGGCACACCTCTAA